A section of the Candidatus Woesearchaeota archaeon genome encodes:
- the ndk gene encoding nucleoside-diphosphate kinase has translation MAIERTFVAIKPDGVQRQIVGEVISRFEKIGLKIVGMKLVHAEADFAKKHYAEHVEKPFYKMLENYITSGPVVGLVLEGFNAIETVRKLVGATEPSKAAPGTIRGDYAHMNYPRGDAHEYGVVNIIHASANLEDAQNEVHLWFSDAELFTYDSVHGKFM, from the coding sequence ATGGCAATTGAGAGAACATTTGTAGCTATTAAACCTGATGGCGTTCAAAGACAAATCGTTGGAGAAGTAATTTCAAGATTTGAGAAGATAGGATTAAAAATTGTGGGTATGAAATTAGTTCATGCTGAAGCAGATTTTGCAAAGAAACATTATGCTGAGCATGTAGAAAAACCTTTCTACAAAATGCTTGAGAATTATATTACTTCAGGTCCAGTTGTCGGATTAGTTTTAGAAGGATTTAATGCGATTGAAACTGTAAGAAAGTTAGTTGGTGCAACTGAACCTTCAAAAGCTGCTCCAGGAACAATTAGAGGAGACTATGCTCATATGAATTACCCTAGAGGAGATGCACATGAGTATGGAGTTGTTAATATTATTCATGCTTCTGCTAATTTAGAAGATGCACAAAATGAAGTACATTTATGGTTTAGTGATGCTGAGTTATTTACTTATGATTCAGTACACGGGAAATTTATGTAA
- a CDS encoding VTT domain-containing protein produces MSIESLIINFSYVGLFILLIINGITSFPSSQILYIIAGYFAFTGDLNFWLVVIFGGLGMSIGNIILYEISRRKGLDYVLKINKFIGFEFFRKKDILRVNKVLKKKKGYIYLFFGKFINPIKIIIPIPAGMSHMNRFYFSVIIMITSFFWALAFTSFGFYFGKNYEAFGYYGAGMIILAVIFVFLFYKSMNGSDVVKDLEK; encoded by the coding sequence ATGTCTATTGAGAGTTTGATTATTAATTTTAGTTATGTTGGCCTTTTTATTTTATTAATAATTAATGGGATTACAAGTTTCCCATCTTCACAAATTTTGTATATTATTGCAGGTTATTTTGCTTTTACAGGAGATCTTAATTTTTGGCTTGTTGTAATTTTTGGTGGTTTGGGTATGAGTATTGGTAATATTATTTTGTATGAAATATCAAGAAGAAAAGGCTTAGATTATGTTTTAAAAATAAATAAGTTTATTGGGTTTGAGTTTTTCAGGAAAAAAGATATCTTAAGAGTTAATAAAGTTTTGAAAAAAAAGAAAGGATATATTTATTTATTTTTTGGTAAGTTTATTAATCCAATTAAAATTATAATTCCTATTCCTGCTGGAATGTCACATATGAATAGATTTTATTTTAGTGTAATTATTATGATTACTTCATTTTTTTGGGCATTAGCATTTACTAGTTTTGGTTTTTATTTTGGTAAGAATTATGAGGCTTTTGGCTATTATGGTGCAGGGATGATTATTCTTGCAGTAATATTTGTTTTTTTATTTTATAAAAGTATGAATGGTAGTGATGTAGTTAAAGATTTAGAAAAATAA
- a CDS encoding quinone-dependent dihydroorotate dehydrogenase has product MKKIYFFLRNKTGLFLYKYIFKPVFFLFDPEFVHDAAIFIGKFLGSNFITRGFVSLLFDYSDLKLKQRILGIDFRNPLGLAAGFDKDANIIPIISEVGFGFSEVGSITKNPYDGNEGKRLYRLKKSKSLIVNYGLKNKGADFIYSKLQGKKFEIPVGISIAKTNCKETVDKKIGILDYRYTLEKFRDFGDYFTINISCPNAYGGEPFTSPDSLADLLKGISKVKKVKPIFLKLPADISKKDLDVIIKISDKFDIDGFVATNLTKNRKNKKIIDSNVPKIGGISGKVVSDLTDDVIAYLYKKTKGEKIIIGCGGIFSAKDAYKKIRLGASLLQMITGMIYEGPSVISEINRGLVEMLEKDGFKNVSDAIGIDNKN; this is encoded by the coding sequence ATGAAAAAAATATATTTTTTTTTGAGGAATAAAACTGGACTTTTTTTGTATAAATATATATTTAAACCTGTCTTTTTTTTGTTTGATCCAGAGTTTGTTCATGATGCTGCGATTTTTATCGGAAAGTTTTTAGGTTCTAATTTTATCACTAGAGGTTTTGTATCTTTATTATTTGATTATAGTGATTTAAAACTTAAACAAAGAATTTTAGGGATTGATTTTAGAAATCCTCTAGGTCTTGCAGCAGGGTTTGATAAGGATGCAAATATAATTCCAATTATTTCTGAAGTTGGTTTTGGTTTTAGTGAAGTTGGTTCAATTACTAAAAATCCTTATGATGGTAATGAAGGTAAAAGGCTTTATAGACTTAAAAAATCTAAATCATTGATTGTAAATTATGGTCTTAAGAATAAGGGTGCTGATTTCATATATTCAAAATTACAAGGTAAAAAATTCGAGATTCCTGTAGGTATTAGTATTGCTAAAACTAATTGCAAAGAAACTGTAGATAAAAAAATAGGAATTTTAGATTATAGATATACTCTTGAAAAATTTAGAGATTTTGGAGATTATTTCACAATTAATATTTCCTGTCCGAATGCTTATGGTGGTGAACCTTTTACAAGTCCTGATTCTTTGGCAGATTTATTGAAAGGTATCTCAAAAGTTAAAAAAGTAAAACCTATTTTTTTAAAACTTCCTGCAGATATTTCTAAAAAAGATTTAGATGTAATTATTAAAATTTCAGATAAATTTGATATTGATGGTTTTGTTGCAACTAATTTAACTAAAAATAGAAAGAATAAAAAAATTATTGATTCAAATGTTCCTAAAATTGGTGGGATTTCAGGAAAGGTCGTGTCTGATTTAACTGATGATGTTATTGCGTATTTGTATAAAAAAACTAAAGGAGAGAAAATAATTATTGGTTGTGGAGGTATTTTTAGTGCCAAGGATGCCTATAAGAAAATAAGACTTGGAGCTAGTTTATTACAAATGATTACAGGGATGATTTACGAGGGTCCAAGCGTTATTTCTGAGATTAATAGAGGATTAGTCGAAATGTTAGAAAAAGATGGCTTTAAAAATGTTTCTGATGCAATAGGGATTGATAATAAAAATTAA